TCAACGACAGGGCTTTTTCAAAAACGGACAACGCTTTTCGACACTGGACGGCTACGGTTGCGCATATTCAACTAATAATTGGCATCATCCTATATACGAAGAGCCCGCTGGTCAAATATTTTTGGAAAGAAAAGGAAAGTAGTTTTCAAAACTTAGAACTGACTTTTTACGGTTTAATTCATATTATTTTAATGCTAACTGCTATTGTGGTGGTAACAATCGGCTCGGCAAAGGCAAAGCGACAGCAAACGAACAAGGAGAAATTCAAAACAATGTTGGTTTGGTTTTCTATTGCGCTCATTATCATTTTCATTGCCATTCCCTGGCCGTTTTTACCCTTTTCAGGCAGACCTTATTTCAGAATATTTTAATGATGAAGAAACTTTTCAACACATCTATCGGACGTTTACGAATACTTGCCATATTAGAGGGCATATCATTAATTGTCTTAGTTTTTATTGCTGTACCCTTGAAGCACGTTTGGGATATTCCCGGCTTGTCAAAGTCACTTGGCCCCATTCACGGCGCACTTTTTCTGCTGTTTGTGTTTAATGCGTTACGTGTAGGAGTAGAACAACATTGGAAATTTAAAGAGATTACCTGGAAGATTCTTGTTGCTTGTTTTATTCCGTTTGGTACGTTTTATATTGACTATAAAATACTTCGTAAAATCGACGAGTAATGAAGCAGACAAAAGTTTCAAGTTGCCTTCGCACAATCTTTACAAATTCCTGTAAGTACACAATTTATGCTTTCGACATGATATCCTTCAGGTACGGAAAAATGAACTGCCTGTGGCAGGCATTCTATGGTATTGCACTTCTTGCACCGAAAATGAAAATGATTTTGGGGAAAAGCCTTATCATCACATTTAATGCAAACTGCAAAATATTGTTTACCATCTTCCGCCACGATTTTATGCACTTGGCCGTCTTCGCAAAAGCGGTTCAGTATTCTGTAAATCGTAGCCCTGTCAATTGCTACATCAATGTTCTTTTCAATTGCATCACGACTCATCGCCTTCCCTGTACGGGTCAATAGCTCAAGAACTGCATCTTTGGAGGGAGTATTTCTTCTTTTCATTTTAAGCATATTACACAAAGTTAATGCGACTATATTGCATTACCTTAATGCAATATAGTCGCATTAATTATTTTATTATTACCTTTGCCGAAAAAGAATGACAAGACGAGAGTTTATAAAACAGTATGGATTTGCTTTAACGGCATTGGCAATGCCTTTTCCATTGATAACCTTTTCAAAAGATAATAGTATGACAGACAAAAAACAATTCGATGTAATCATCATAGGCGGCAGCTATGCCGGACTTTCAGCGGCAATGGCCTTGGGGCGTTCGTTAAAAAATGTACTTATTATAGACAGCGGGAAACCCTGTAACCGTTATACCCCACACTCGCATAACTTCATCACGCAGGACGGTTCCGTCCCGGGAGAAATTGCGACAAAAGCCAAAGAACAAGTATTGAAATACGATACCGTGAAATTCCTTGAAGGCTATGCTGCTGAAGGAAAGAGAACCGAAAACGGTTTTGAAATTGCCGTAGAGTCCGGTGAAAGATTTTCGGCCAAAAAACTAATTTTTGCAACCGGTGTAAAAGATATTTTCCCCGATATAAAGGGATTTGAAGAATGCTGGGGCAAAACCATTATTCATTGCCCCTACTGTCACGGTTATGAATTTAAAGGAGCTAAAACAGCCGTCATTGCCGAAGGAGACCGGGCTTTTCACGTTGCTTCATTAGTCAATAATTTGACCGATAAAATCACGATTGTAACAAGAGGTAAAGCGGATTTCACGGAAGAACAATCTGTCAAACTAAAAAACCATCAAATCAATATTATCGAGAAAGAAATAGAAGAAATCAAACATCAAAACGGGAATATTACAGCGTTGATTTTTGAAGA
This Cecembia calidifontis DNA region includes the following protein-coding sequences:
- a CDS encoding DUF3817 domain-containing protein is translated as MMKKLFNTSIGRLRILAILEGISLIVLVFIAVPLKHVWDIPGLSKSLGPIHGALFLLFVFNALRVGVEQHWKFKEITWKILVACFIPFGTFYIDYKILRKIDE
- a CDS encoding Fur family transcriptional regulator, whose product is MLKMKRRNTPSKDAVLELLTRTGKAMSRDAIEKNIDVAIDRATIYRILNRFCEDGQVHKIVAEDGKQYFAVCIKCDDKAFPQNHFHFRCKKCNTIECLPQAVHFSVPEGYHVESINCVLTGICKDCAKAT
- a CDS encoding NAD(P)/FAD-dependent oxidoreductase translates to MTRREFIKQYGFALTALAMPFPLITFSKDNSMTDKKQFDVIIIGGSYAGLSAAMALGRSLKNVLIIDSGKPCNRYTPHSHNFITQDGSVPGEIATKAKEQVLKYDTVKFLEGYAAEGKRTENGFEIAVESGERFSAKKLIFATGVKDIFPDIKGFEECWGKTIIHCPYCHGYEFKGAKTAVIAEGDRAFHVASLVNNLTDKITIVTRGKADFTEEQSVKLKNHQINIIEKEIEEIKHQNGNITALIFEDGTQENFDAAYAAIPFEQHCKIPLDLGCEITETGLIKVDMFQQTTVPGVYACGDNTNPLRSVANAVSSGNITGAMVNHRLTEEKF